The DNA region GGGCTAGGAGTGATTGTTACTGTTGTAGTTGAGGGTTAAACAACCATAACCAAGGATGTTATTATGGTTGTTTTGTTCTTGATGAGATTTACTAAAATAGCCTTTTACTAATTTGAGTCTAACTCAAGCCAGCGACTTTAACGCGAGTGTATTAACAAATAACCTTGGATCGTCAATTTTATCTAACATCGAGTCATCCGGTAGGCAATCGTCGTCAACATAATCAGCAAAATTACCTGTGGGATCAAAAATTAAGATATCAAGCGCTAATCTGTCTAAGCCATATAAACCACGATGGATCATATCAGCCGAAAAAACTAACAAATCACCGGCGGCTAAGTTAATTTCTTTACCACCAGCGAGACTTTCATTACTGTCTCTGCCCTTTTCTTCTAGGCGCACCGCTAGTTCTTCATCACTATCCCAGCGCTTATGCGTACCAGGAATTAGTTCCATGCCGAGTTCATCAAACAAAGGGACCCGCAAATGCAAAACTTGGGTTTCCTCAATCGCTTTTTTTTGCCCTGCAATCTCATAATCATATTGACAGTCTCGATGCCAAAAGCTGTTTTGTTGTTGATTAAACGGGTTAAAGAATAATTGAGTATTCATAAAAGCTGGCTTAGTTGGGATCACCGAATCGACCACTGCCATTATTTTTTTAGAACTGATAAAGTTAAACAGCTTAACCCTATCGTCAGGTTCTAAGTACCTGCTACCGGTAATTAACGATGAATTGAACGCGTCTTCTTGATAAAATTCTCGATTATCGCTTTTCCATAACTGATGAAATTTTAATATTACATTTCTCAGCGCTGTAAGTTCAGACGGATTAAAGTAATTTTTAATGACAAAGTAACCTTGCTCGTCATAACTACTCTTTAATTGACTACGATTTTCTACCATTAACGACCACTTTCCCACAGATTATCAGCACAATATTGACGACAAGATTTTAATGGCGCCATGCTACCAAATAATTACGTGGTTTTCATTAGTCGCTTGGTTTTGATTGTGATTGACCGCTCATTCGTTAAGTATATTATCAAGGTTATTAACTGCCCTCAAAGCTGCCTGTCGTCAGAAATTTTTTTACCGCGATTAGAGTCTCATTGCTGTGGTGTATTTTGGTGTGGCTATAATGCAGAATCTTAAACTCATCCATATCAGGTGTTTTTACCGCTGAAATTTCGACTCGACCATCACTGGCATTGGACAAAAACAAACGCCCGATAAGTCCCTGGTTGTGACTGCCAGCGATAAGTCCAATTTTGAAGTTATGGTGCGATGTGAACGTTGGGTATTTAAGATTAGGTAAAAGATTGGTTATCGGTTTAAATACAGTCGCATATAAAGGAATGCAGTTGGCGATAGCTGCTAACTTAGATCCGCCATGTGGGGTTGCAATAAAGACACAATGGCCAACATTTTGTTGTTTAATTGAAGCAATCAATGATCGTGTAATAAGACCGCCCATGCTATGGGCAACGTAATTGACGACATCAACGCCGTGCACAATGTCTTTAATCTGGTGATAAAGTGCGTTACGGCACTGCTCAAGACTACCGAACCTTGCCGGTAAATTTACAGCGAAAACATCAAAACCAGCCTGCTTTAGACCTGTCTCAAGATAAGCCATGTCCGAAATGTTTTTATTGAAACCATGGACAAGAATGGTAATCTCTGTGCTCACAACGACTTTAGTCCTTTGTTAATGATATCAATTGTATTTAAATAATTGTGGCTGCAATCAACGTTTTTCAATCATGGATATTTATGCGTATTATTTTTAGCTTGTTATGTGTTTTTGCCACTAATGCTGTGCAGGCAGAAAACATAAAACAATTTACTTCTGACGGCTGCAGTGTTTTTCCTGATGGTACCTTTAGTCAGAAAAAATTATGGTTGTCGTGTTGTACCGCTCACGATTACACTTATTGGCAAGGGGGTACCTATCAGCAAAGGCTAAC from Gammaproteobacteria bacterium includes:
- a CDS encoding phytanoyl-CoA dioxygenase family protein, with protein sequence MVENRSQLKSSYDEQGYFVIKNYFNPSELTALRNVILKFHQLWKSDNREFYQEDAFNSSLITGSRYLEPDDRVKLFNFISSKKIMAVVDSVIPTKPAFMNTQLFFNPFNQQQNSFWHRDCQYDYEIAGQKKAIEETQVLHLRVPLFDELGMELIPGTHKRWDSDEELAVRLEEKGRDSNESLAGGKEINLAAGDLLVFSADMIHRGLYGLDRLALDILIFDPTGNFADYVDDDCLPDDSMLDKIDDPRLFVNTLALKSLA